From Malaya genurostris strain Urasoe2022 chromosome 2, Malgen_1.1, whole genome shotgun sequence:
ccttggtattacattcctgtagtggaatttggccttctgttttaacagacttcgcagccgattcagagattgcacggctggtgctacgattctattgacactacgaatccttccaggtcataACATATAAGCATGTGTTAAATacaagcataaatcaaataaacatagatttcccattgtacggagacactaacagcgcttctagtgagaaacgggtgaacTTTTCTCCATTAGCtattgtggttgtgttaaatgcgcaggcaactttgtacatgcattttaggagcatttacgcacccattctacaccagacggcgcttttggtgtcacgggttgctcaactacattactattacactgggaaatctaggtttattttatttatgatacaAGTCTTATCCACATTGCTGGTCAGAGATGTCAGAGAGCAAGTTTAATTTCTCTCCCACTCTGACAACATAAAAAGAACATAGCTCAAGATCGCACCAGAGTGAAACACAAAGAGCTCTCAAATTCTCTGCGGTGGACGTAGATGTTTTAACCGAAGTGTACACTCTGGTGTACGGCTCATATAAGGGAAGTGTGAGGCTTGCAcattcaacaaaaattcaacTTGTCGTTGGATATTCAATTTTCGATGCGATCTTCAGTGCAAGGCTCTCTGTAAAACATTAAAAATCACTGAACTGTTCGTGCCCTAACGCGAAAATGATTCACTTAagctttaactgttagttttaaacaTAAATGTATCTGtcggatcattgtaatctgttgatacaaaagatgaggaggttttatgcctgctggagagatagAGATTGCTATATTTTATCTCCATCgggttttttcctgttccccaaataaataaatgaatgataatTGAAGGAGAAAGATTTTCGAGTATTCGGTGTGTTCGAGACCATAATCTTGCGCTCAATACTCGGCGTTGAAGTATAGAATGAGTGTCGCGCTGTCGCATGGTTTTCGAGCTGCATTTCAATTATAGAAAACTGTTGACATCGGAAGGTTGATGAAGTTGATACATTACAGTCGATTGAACACGTAGCAAGAATGCTAGAAAGGCGGGTGGCCTATGTGATGTTGATTAGAGAACCTAGAAAAGGTAGATGAATGCGGAACAGATCTCGCTTTCGTTGGATATGCATAATCAAGGAAGAAGTGCGGGTGTATAAAGGGACTGCAAAATGATGACTGAAAATCGACTGGATCCTGAAAATCTTTAATTTGTTCTAATAAGTTCCAGAGTTGAGATTTGCACTGTTAAAGTAGAGTAAGTTATGAAACAAATTCCACCTGAACACATATATtcaagttcaaaaaaaaaaaaaaagaaacaaaggtTAAAGGTATTTTGTCTGTTAACAAACACAAAATGGGCTAGACCCTAGACCGCTAGCACGGCTCTAGTCTTAGGAATCGAACAACGGGAAGATTCAAGTTCGTGTTTGCCGACTATTTGTAGACTGAAAACGGAACCAATCGTCTTATCCTCGACTATGACATCCTAAGTCTATATTCATCCTTGAGCATAGGGACTAAGTCACATTTTGGTACGATTTGGTCAACTGCCACTATTCCAAAGTGGTTCTGAAGTGTTATGCCACCGACCGATTTCGTCTCTCAGCTAATTTCGACCAATCGAAAAATACTAGACAATTTCAAAGCAGTAATTTTGACAAAGCGGCGGGACAGTCAAGGAATTCTGCTATGAAATTTGCAAGTGGGACGTCCTCAGCATCGAAACTCCCAAGGCGTACAACCACAAGATTCAAATCTTTGGTATAACAGAACTGTTCCTTCAACGACATAGAAAGCAACGAAACTTTGTTTTTGATGGAAACCTGTCTTCGATTTCCAATATCTCCGGGAAAGTATGAATACATTTTCACTATTTTGGCCAATCACGTGAATCGCTTCCTACTGATAGGTCATTACGTGCTCCAACACGTGTTCATCTCTAATAAATAACAAATGCCTGAAAACTTAATCTCTAAGAAGTTCAACGTACACCAACAAATTGCTTCCAAAATCTACCAACATAGTTTAACAATTAACCTAATTCACAGATACCAACACAACTTCCaacagtttctagtttctatttACAACCGCCGCAGATGCTGCCCAGCCCGCAGTTCCACTAGGGAGAAAACACCCGCAAACTGCGCAACAGTGTTGCCAGAACGTTGGCCAGACACTCGGCGTGCAGTGCCAGCTGGCCGGCACCAAGTGGTCCTACTTTGACGCACGCCAGCTCCCGGAAGCTGGAGGCAACGTCGTGAATCTTCAGTACGATGTTTCTCGTTTGCAGCGGTGCCGAAGTATACCGGGTCAGGTCCTGGGCCAACTCGGTGATTCTTCGTAGAGCCGATAGGCACGCTGTCAGATGCTCCGGTAGATTGGTCAGGTTTGCATCGGACATCGATACCACCAGATGTTTGGATGCAGTTACCAAATGAAGTGACTGGTCGGTCAGTTCGTCCTTGGCCAGCTGGAATTTCTCTTCGTCGATGCTGGTGCCGCCGCCGGCCGTTTGGGCGGCAGAGCACATGGCTGCCACTTGGTCCAGCTTCACCAACAGACCAGCCATGGCAACATCGGTTTTTGCCATCAGTGTGTCGACGTTTAGTACGTGACCATTCCGATTGGACAGAATGGGACTGCTCGGGTTACTGAGGTTCGTTTTGCGGGTCATCTGAGGTGAGCACAGCAGCGACAGCTGTGGTCTGTTTTCTGTCGAGGGGTTTTTCATGCAGACTGGCGGGCAGTCACTGTGTGACCGAAAGTGACCGTTTTGACGATTCGTGGGCGTCGGTGACAGTGACTGTAGAGGTTTGTCGGTCAGATCGTCCCTGTTGAACGCTCGTTCAATTTCCCTATAACAGTTTGGATTACGGTGTAAATGAGGCGAACCAATACCGGCCGTTCTAACCGGAGAATTGTTAGCAGAGTTTGATAGTGTGTACGTCATAGGGTTCTTCAGGATCGGAACGGGACTACGAATACATGGCTTCAACGGAACTGGTGGAAGGGGGGGCTTTTTTGGCGGTAACGTAGAGAGGTTGACCGGTGGAGGAGAGACTGATTGCTTCTCGAAACGGGGAGGTAGTGAAGGCGGATCCATTTCATAGTAACTGCCATGGTTACCGTTCGTTTTGGCATAGTTGGGAGAGTTTGGAGAACGAATCGGCGAGTTGAGTTTCAGCTGCAGTTCTACGCTTTTGGGCGGTCTTTCCGGAGCACTAACTTCTGATGTGTGAGGACATCGCTTCGGAGGAAGTGCCAACTCACCAGCTTTGGCTTCAAAGATTTTAATACCATTGGAAACCTGACCTCCGGTAGGCTCTTCAGATTtatcttttttcaattttgcacAGCATGAAAATGGGCCTTTCCGATCCACCGTCGGATATTCGATCACATGACCGTTGGTTTTCTCGGTTGCAGTTGTGACGTTTGCGTTGGCTGCTTCCGAATTGCTGTAGAGATCGTAGTCGGTACTTCGTTGCTCCCTCATCTCTGGTGGATAGTACACCTCGAATCTGGACTTGTCATATTTGGCCAGTAAATTGATGGAGTTCGTTTCGGTATTGACTCTAGGTTTTGGTACTGGCGGCTCGCTCGGTGCGATATGGTTGTGGTTCTTGGCGTTGTCACCATTGTTCAGAGCTGGACTATGGAGGCTGGGAACATCTTTTTTCAGTGCAAGTGGTGCGGGTTTTTTCGTGCCTGGGTCACTGTCGGCTAGTCCCGGTGGAGGGGGAATGATATACGACAAAATTTCCTCGGGGGTCAGTTCTACAGCTGGAGTAATCTTTTTAGTTGGGGGTTCTATCGTTACCTTTTTCAAAAACTCCTCCAGATCTCCGACAACGCTATCCACATTAGACGTTTCGGTTTCTTGCTTGGAACCGGCGGCTGAGTTCGTTCCGTCATCAAATCCCGTCGGAGGAATGTTCAGTACATTCAGGTTGTCCAGCTCATCTGGGGTTTGCGGAGGCGGTATCGATCGTAGGTCAATTATATCGGGATCAGTTTCGATGATGGTATCATCGCCTATCTCGTAACCATACAATTCGGCTATCTTCTTCGCTGCTAGATCGGTATTCTCCAAATTGTCACTGCTGCTTGCTTCCTTCAGTTGACGGAGATACTCTTTCAAGTTCATATCTTTTGTATCACAACCAAGAATCGAGCTATCTGGACTATGCAATCCGAAGCTCGTACGTAAAGTCTTGTTCCTTAGGCTAGTTTGAGGCATTTGGTTAGAGTTTTTATGAATGGGAGAACTGTTCGGAGTGTATAACGATTCGGAGTCACTTTCACTCTGAGACAAATCATTGCCCAAAGCTTGCAAATCACTGAGAATTTGGCTCAGCCCTTGAACTTTCCGTTGGCTCTTGGGAGTGTTCTGGGCCGAGTTGTTCTCCAATTGCCCGTTTACTTCGCTGAACGGGGCAGTGTATATTGAGTTCAATCCCTTGGCAATGCCGTCCAACCCTTGGTTGATGGTCTCCGTGAGTAAAGTGAGCGAATCGCTATGCTTCAACACTCCCGGTGCATCTTCATTCGAAGATTGCTTACTACTGTTTAAGCTCTCACAGTCACTTTCCACGTCGACGGACGTCTCTCGCCACAGATTCAATTTACCAGGCCGTACGTCGAACTCATGGCAGTACTCGCCGTGTTCATTCAGATACCGCTCGGAACTCTCCACCATCTTGTGCATCTCGGCAACCCTTCGGAGAACCTCCTCGTTCCGGGCTTCCGATTTCAGTATTCCACCCGCACGATCCAGCCCATCCCTAGAAACGCGAGGGTTGTGCAACTCGAAACCGTATTCGTCACTACCGGGTAGCTTGAGATTCTTGTTCGACGTTAATGTATTATTCATATTCCTGTCGCAATCGTCCGATTTCGAGGGAAGGTACATCGTTTTGGTCGAATGGTATGGCGGTGGCATCAGGAACGCCATACTGTGGGTTTGCTTCTCCGAAGGAAGATAACTCCAGCATGAGTGGACAACGGTATGTTGCGACAGGTAGGGAGGTGCGATTTCTTCCACTACGGTTTCCCGTTCCTGTTCCAACGGAAGTTCTTTGCCTGTGGATTAGAAACAACAAGTAGTTACTTTAGTTCGCTTGGCAGTGAGTACAACAAAGTACAGTACAAATGAACATTACCCGCAATAAGTCGATAGTATCCGGCGAGGACGATGGCAAACTCGCAGGCATCTCGGTCCTCCATCGAAAAATTGATCACTCGATCGGGGGTGATGAACACGGCTACCGTGTTGGATACGTCGTCATCTCGTGTCACCACGACACGTACCAGATCTTCTAGGTTGCATATCGGTTGTggctgaaaaaaaacaacagaaacGATTGTTGAATGTCGTATGTAGCGATTTGAGTTGTAACTCTTCACATAGCATAATGACTGAAACCATTCAATCAATGTGAGAGTAAACAAAACGAAACTTTTCCAATGATCATCGGAATATGCGAGTAATTTTAGCGTCGAACCTCAAGATCGGATCATTAGAGATGTCaggtaaaatttcaaatatcttcaggcaGAGTTGAAATAGTCTGACGAATGTCTTCGAGGAGcatgattttaaaaacagtAGGCAAAGAAAAAGAAACATGTCTGCGGCTTATTCAATAAATCtgtagatttacagacaaatctacaAACCTGGCATGTCTGCTGATCATAGCGCGCTTTGCTTTCCTCGCATTTTTCaattgtcatttcaagtgataccgttttcgtttttgaacctagacgcgggctactctgactccgagtaaaacgaacacgtggtacgcgccctaaacaacaactcatgaaaaaaagaaaaaattatcaaactcggctggatgcgtggtgcgacccgagaaaattttcagagcgaaactacgcgattggagtccgatctagagcgacctcaggttgctaaaataaacatatcaaacgttgtttgggcgactctgggtcagctttcgggctgctctgatcaataaacgaaaacggtatgagTTTTATAGTGATGATGAACGAAAAACTAGGTTGCGTTACAATTTTTCGCGGGTGGTCACTGATATTTTGTTGCTCCGGAGTGCCCACATTTCGCATCAAATCCGtcgttttcatttgaaatttcatgttacgCTCAGTATGAATTCTGCATCAATGTGTAACAACTGACTCCGGATGAATATCTTTGCAAACCGATAGGTTCGGAAATCAGTCGGAatggagatttttttc
This genomic window contains:
- the LOC131432661 gene encoding uncharacterized protein LOC131432661, whose product is MLLQPGPTLSADQTQQHQQQQQQQQQQQQQQQPQNSSILPSNQVSQSTPPLLQTQLPVNLLSCQQPSSLTSSSSASSTPPIQDVNRYLEMAQEVLKEGWTVHTAKDGRLYYCNHITRTAGWLPPIENWIQTIDLPYGWEKAVDLKGQPYYINHLNKTTTYEEPERYHYNDSPPEPRLVVLHRSPTLGFGFVAGSEKPVIVRFVTEGGPSVNKLEPGDQILAVNGEDVKDAPRDHVIQLVRNCENSVTLLVCQPQLYNAVGRKSTLLSAGKKAKLKSRPIRVRFAESVCVNGAPLFPPSAFSLGDLCVPPMANVLKVFLENGQTKSFKYDSTTTVQDVVTSLRDKLCLTAKEHFSLVLEHVKSLKRNKLTLLDPQETVARIAARPGAHKLRCLFRVTFVPISAAALAQKDLNALDYLFLQCCNDVTQERFAPELQPEVALRLAALHMHQHALANNISPAKLTVKTVEREFGLDRFVPASLIDGMKRKELRRLLGHFLKLNSQMTGSSTKMLTQLQAKIHYLDIISGLPSYGAKCFSTNQRDGVERVLLVSPRFGLSQIAGVRNTVPQPICNLEDLVRVVVTRDDDVSNTVAVFITPDRVINFSMEDRDACEFAIVLAGYYRLIAGKELPLEQERETVVEEIAPPYLSQHTVVHSCWSYLPSEKQTHSMAFLMPPPYHSTKTMYLPSKSDDCDRNMNNTLTSNKNLKLPGSDEYGFELHNPRVSRDGLDRAGGILKSEARNEEVLRRVAEMHKMVESSERYLNEHGEYCHEFDVRPGKLNLWRETSVDVESDCESLNSSKQSSNEDAPGVLKHSDSLTLLTETINQGLDGIAKGLNSIYTAPFSEVNGQLENNSAQNTPKSQRKVQGLSQILSDLQALGNDLSQSESDSESLYTPNSSPIHKNSNQMPQTSLRNKTLRTSFGLHSPDSSILGCDTKDMNLKEYLRQLKEASSSDNLENTDLAAKKIAELYGYEIGDDTIIETDPDIIDLRSIPPPQTPDELDNLNVLNIPPTGFDDGTNSAAGSKQETETSNVDSVVGDLEEFLKKVTIEPPTKKITPAVELTPEEILSYIIPPPPGLADSDPGTKKPAPLALKKDVPSLHSPALNNGDNAKNHNHIAPSEPPVPKPRVNTETNSINLLAKYDKSRFEVYYPPEMREQRSTDYDLYSNSEAANANVTTATEKTNGHVIEYPTVDRKGPFSCCAKLKKDKSEEPTGGQVSNGIKIFEAKAGELALPPKRCPHTSEVSAPERPPKSVELQLKLNSPIRSPNSPNYAKTNGNHGSYYEMDPPSLPPRFEKQSVSPPPVNLSTLPPKKPPLPPVPLKPCIRSPVPILKNPMTYTLSNSANNSPVRTAGIGSPHLHRNPNCYREIERAFNRDDLTDKPLQSLSPTPTNRQNGHFRSHSDCPPVCMKNPSTENRPQLSLLCSPQMTRKTNLSNPSSPILSNRNGHVLNVDTLMAKTDVAMAGLLVKLDQVAAMCSAAQTAGGGTSIDEEKFQLAKDELTDQSLHLVTASKHLVVSMSDANLTNLPEHLTACLSALRRITELAQDLTRYTSAPLQTRNIVLKIHDVASSFRELACVKVGPLGAGQLALHAECLANVLATLLRSLRVFSP